GCTGCGGGCGGCCCGTCCGGGGGCAGGCGCCGGGTGCGGCGCCTAGCGGCCGCCCGGTGCGGGAGAACCGCCGGGAACTGGGGCGCCGGGCCGAAGAGCTGGCGGCCCGGCACCTGGCCGCCCTGGGCTACCGGATTGTCGCCCGCAACGTGCGCTGCCCGGCGGGCGAGGCCGACTTGATCTGCCGGGAAGGGGGCGAGTGGGTGGTGGTGGAGGTGCGATCCCGCCGCCGCCCGGCCCGGGGCGAGCCGTCCTTCGGCACCCCTGCCCAATCGGTGGACGACCGCAAGTTCCGCCGGCTGGTAACGGCCGGCCAGTGGTTCCTCGCCCGGGCGGGCGTGCCCGAGGCGCCGTGGCGGATCGACCTGGTGGCCGTGACCTGGCCGAGTACGCCGCAAGCCGCGGAAGTCCCGGAGATCACCGTGTTCCGCCGGCTCGAGGGCGGCGCCCAGCGCTGATGCACCCGCAGGTCCCGGGAGGGTTCCGGGCGGGACTCCCGACGGGGCCGGGTGCCTGCGGCCGGTGGAGCAGGGTGAGGGCCGGTCCCGCCGGCCGGAGCCGGCCGGGCAGCCGGCCTGCCGGCACGGGGGCCACGGGGCCGGGCCGGGCCGGGCTTCACCATCCCGGTGGAAAGCGGAACTCCGCAGCCAGTTCGATATCACCCACCGTCACCTCGTCGCGGCCCTCCAGGTCCGCCGCGGTGCGGGCCACGCGGAGAACCTTGACCAGCCCCCGGCTGGAGAGGCCAAGGCTCGCATCCCGGTAGAGGGTGTCCAGCAGGCGCCGGGCCGCCGGTCCCATGGGGGCCCAGCGCGCCGCGTCGCCCGCTTCCAGCCAGCGGTTGACCGGCGGCTGTCCTGGCGGGTGGCTCAGACCCAGCCGGTGGAACCGGAGGGCCTGAAGCTGTCGCGCCGCCTCGACCCGCTCCCGCACGGTCTGGGAGTCCTCCCTCGGGGCGGCGGCCGTGGAGGGCAGGGCAGCACGCCGGACCCGGACCTGCAGGTCGATGCGGTCCAGCAGGGGGCCCGACAGGGCCTGCCGGTACCGGGCCAGCTGCCGCTCCGAGCAGTGGCAGCGGTCACCGGGCTGGCCGCAGGGGCAGGGGTTGGCCGTGGCGACCAGCTGGAAGGCGGCGGGGAAGCGCTCGGCCCCGGCCAGCCGAGCCACGGTGACATAGCCCGCCTCCAGCGGCTCCCGCAGAGCCTCCAGGGTCTCCCGGCGGAATTCGGCCAGTTCGTCCAGAAGCAGCACGCCCCGGTGGGCCAGGCTGGCTTCTCCGGGCCGGGGGACCTTGCCCCCGCCCACCATGGCGGCCACCGGAGTGGCATGATGGGGTGCGCGCAGCGGCGGGCGCTGGATCAGGCCGGCGCCGGGCGGGAGCTGGCCGGCCACCGAGTGGATGGCCGTCACCTCGATGGCCGCCTCGCCGTCCAGCGGCGGCAGCAGGCCGGGCAGGCAGGAGGCCAGCAGCGTCTTGCCGGCCCCGGGCGGGCCCAACAGCAGCAGGTGATGGCCACCGGCGGCGGCCAGTTCCAGGGCCCGGCGGGCGCAGGGCTGGCCCCGCACGGACGCCAGATCGGGCAGGGGCGCGGGTGGGCCTAGAGCGCCGGGATCGTCACCGGCTTCCGGTAGCGGTACCGGCGGAGGCAGGCCCGGGCCGGCCAGCCAGTCCAGCAGGTCGTCCAGGCGCCGGGCGGGCAACGGCCGGATCCCGGGCAAGAGGGCCACCTCCCTCGCGTTGGCGGCGGGGCAGACCAGGTGGGTCACGCCCTGCTGGCGGGCCGCCACGGCCATGGACAGGGCGCCCCGCACCGGCCGCACGGATCCATCCAGCCCCAGCTCGCCGAAGACGGCCCATCCCGGCGGGGGCGCCGGGGCCTGCCCGCTGGCCGCCAGCAGTCCCAGGGCGACGGCCAGGTCCAGGGACGTGCCTTCCTTGGGCAGGTCGGCGGGGCTCAGGCTGACGGTGATGCGGTGGAGGGGGAAGCGCCGGCCCGACGCGCGGACGGCAGCCCGGACCCTCTCTCGTGCCTCCCGCACCGCCGTCGAGGGCAACCCCACGACGACAAAGTGGGGAAGGCCGCGGTCGACCACGGTCTCGACCAGCACGGGCATGGCGCGCCAGCCGGTGCACACCAGACCCAGGATGGTGGATGCGCCACAGGCCCAAGACGACGGAGGGCCGCCGCCCTCCCCGGCCTCCGGCAACCGCCGGCTCTCTGGGGCGGGGAGCACCGCCTCCTCCGTATCCGGCACGGGCCTCACCTCCCCGTTGACCACGGTGCTCATGCGATGTAATTATATGGATTGAAGGTAAAAATTGTAAACCCAGGCGCGGTGGAAAGGGGCCGGGGCATGGGGAGGTACGGGAGGGCGTATACATGCCCCGGCGGCGGAGGTGGGATCCATGGCGCCGGGGCGCTGGCGGTGGACGCTGGCCATGGCGGTGGTACTGCTCTTTGCCCTGGCCTGGTGGGGCGGGGGCCCGGCCCAGCCCGCAGGCCGGCGGCCGCCCGGGCAGCCTGGCGGCCGCTGGGTGGAGAGCGTCCCTGCTCTGCCCGCCTCCCTCGATCCGGCCCGCGCCCGGTCCGAGGTGGAGGTCCGGGTGGCCTCCCTGCTCTATGAGGGCCTGGTCCGCCTGGGACCCGACGGGAAGATCCGGCCGGCCCTGGCGCGGCGCTGGGAAGTGCGCGACGGCGGCCGGCGGTACGTCTTCTGGCTTCGCCCCGGCCTGCGCTTCCACAACGGGAGACCGCTGACGGCGGCGGATGTGGTCTTCAGCCTGACACGGCTGGCCGATCCCAGGCATCCTGCGCCGCGGGCCTGGGTCCTGGAAGGGGTGGAGGGGGTTTCTGAATACCGGCTGGGGCAGGCTCCCGCCATCCGCGGCATCCGGGCGCTGGGGCCCGATCGGGTGGAAATCCGCCTCAGCGGGCCCCGGCCGGCCTTTCTCTACCGCCTGGCCACGCCGGGGGCCGCCGTCCTGGATGCCGAGATCGTCCGGGCGTCCGGCCGCGGTGCCTTCGCACCGGTGGGGGCGGGCCCCTTCCGGCTGGTGGCGCAGGAGGGCCGGGAGCTGCGGCTGGCGGCCTTTCCGGACTACTACAGGGGCCGGCCGTACCTGGACGAGGTGCGGCTGGTGGCCGGCGGTCCCCGTTCCCAGGTCCTCGGCGCCTTCGCCGCCGGCCGGCTCTCCGCCATCCGGCTGCTGCCCCACGAGGTGCGGGAGCTGGCGGCCCGCGGGTGGGCAGGACCCCAGTGGCCGGCAAACCTGCCGGCCACGGTCTGGATCGACGTCAACGGGACCCGGCCGCCCCTGGACCGGCCCGCTGTGCGGCAAGCCCTGGCTTATGCCACCGACCGCGAGACCCTGATCGCCGGCCTGGCTCCCGGAGGCTACCGCCTGGCCGAAGGCTGGCTGCCGCCCGGCTGGCCGGGATTCCGGCCCACGCCGGTGCTACCGCCCTACCGGGTTCTGGAGGCCCGGGCCGCCCTGGAGCGGGCCGGCCTGAAGCCCGGCACCACCCTGCGCTGGCTCCAGCCCGGCGATCCCTTCTGGGCGGCGGTGTCGGGGCGCCTGGACTACTTGCTGGGCCGGGTGGGCCTGGAACTGGATGTGGCCACCGTGGCCTACGCCGACTTTCCCCTGACCGGAGGCCGGCGGGCACCCTATCACCTGGCACCCCGGACCCTGTGGGCCGAGTATCCCGACCCGGAGGCCGTCTTCCTGCCCTGGCTGCTCGGGGCGGAGGGCGGGCCGGCCGCGGCGCAGGATCCGGCGGTCCGGCAGGCGCTGGGTGAGCTGCTGACGGCTTCGGGAGGCCGGCGGGGCGAAGCGGCTGCACGGCTCGACCGCGCCCTGCTGG
This is a stretch of genomic DNA from Thermaerobacter sp. PB12/4term. It encodes these proteins:
- a CDS encoding YraN family protein gives rise to the protein MRENRRELGRRAEELAARHLAALGYRIVARNVRCPAGEADLICREGGEWVVVEVRSRRRPARGEPSFGTPAQSVDDRKFRRLVTAGQWFLARAGVPEAPWRIDLVAVTWPSTPQAAEVPEITVFRRLEGGAQR
- a CDS encoding YifB family Mg chelatase-like AAA ATPase, which gives rise to MPDTEEAVLPAPESRRLPEAGEGGGPPSSWACGASTILGLVCTGWRAMPVLVETVVDRGLPHFVVVGLPSTAVREARERVRAAVRASGRRFPLHRITVSLSPADLPKEGTSLDLAVALGLLAASGQAPAPPPGWAVFGELGLDGSVRPVRGALSMAVAARQQGVTHLVCPAANAREVALLPGIRPLPARRLDDLLDWLAGPGLPPPVPLPEAGDDPGALGPPAPLPDLASVRGQPCARRALELAAAGGHHLLLLGPPGAGKTLLASCLPGLLPPLDGEAAIEVTAIHSVAGQLPPGAGLIQRPPLRAPHHATPVAAMVGGGKVPRPGEASLAHRGVLLLDELAEFRRETLEALREPLEAGYVTVARLAGAERFPAAFQLVATANPCPCGQPGDRCHCSERQLARYRQALSGPLLDRIDLQVRVRRAALPSTAAAPREDSQTVRERVEAARQLQALRFHRLGLSHPPGQPPVNRWLEAGDAARWAPMGPAARRLLDTLYRDASLGLSSRGLVKVLRVARTAADLEGRDEVTVGDIELAAEFRFPPGW
- a CDS encoding ABC transporter substrate-binding protein; the encoded protein is MAPGRWRWTLAMAVVLLFALAWWGGGPAQPAGRRPPGQPGGRWVESVPALPASLDPARARSEVEVRVASLLYEGLVRLGPDGKIRPALARRWEVRDGGRRYVFWLRPGLRFHNGRPLTAADVVFSLTRLADPRHPAPRAWVLEGVEGVSEYRLGQAPAIRGIRALGPDRVEIRLSGPRPAFLYRLATPGAAVLDAEIVRASGRGAFAPVGAGPFRLVAQEGRELRLAAFPDYYRGRPYLDEVRLVAGGPRSQVLGAFAAGRLSAIRLLPHEVRELAARGWAGPQWPANLPATVWIDVNGTRPPLDRPAVRQALAYATDRETLIAGLAPGGYRLAEGWLPPGWPGFRPTPVLPPYRVLEARAALERAGLKPGTTLRWLQPGDPFWAAVSGRLDYLLGRVGLELDVATVAYADFPLTGGRRAPYHLAPRTLWAEYPDPEAVFLPWLLGAEGGPAAAQDPAVRQALGELLTASGGRRGEAAARLDRALLEAIAGLPLYHPVAVWAVQPGVRGFVPSPFPQGADLWAVSLEEPAR